One Polynucleobacter sp. MG-5-Ahmo-C2 genomic window carries:
- the soxB gene encoding thiosulfohydrolase SoxB produces MSLSRRDFLQALAIASAGGMSLQSNFSNAQSAAQKFYDLPKFGNVHFLHFTDCHAQLLPIYFREPNVNLGIGAQEGKTPHLVGEYFLKANGIAPGTRDAHAFTYLDYVAAAQNYGKMGGFAHMASLIKQMKTNRPGALLLDGGDTWQGSGTALWTNGQDMVDAALALGVDVMTPHWEMTLGEKRVMEIVNGDFKGKVSFIAQNIRTADFGDIVFNPYVMKVQNGIQVAIIGQAFPYTPIANPRYFTPDWTFGIQEENMQKTINEVRSKGAKVVVLLSHNGMDVDLKMASRVRGLDAILGGHTHDGVPIPVKVKNAGGVTLVTNAGSNSKFLGVLDFDVKGGKAVDFRYKLFPIFSNMIPADPTMSKLITKIRVPYETKLSEKLATTEGLLYRRGNFNGSFDQLILDGLMAQKNAEIAFSPGFRWGTSLLPGQAITRENLLDQTAITYPYTTVTNMTGDTIKTILEDVADNLFNPDPYYQQGGDMVRVGGMQYAIDPAQTAGKRITDMRLNGKAIEASKTYKVAGWAPVSEEAKNAGGEAIWDVMERHLRDVKVVKAVKLNEPIIKGVSNNPGMAPI; encoded by the coding sequence ATGTCTTTAAGTCGTCGCGATTTCTTGCAAGCTTTGGCTATTGCATCTGCAGGCGGAATGAGTTTGCAATCAAATTTTTCCAACGCGCAAAGCGCAGCCCAAAAATTCTATGATTTACCTAAGTTTGGCAATGTGCATTTCTTGCATTTCACAGACTGTCATGCACAGTTATTGCCTATTTATTTCCGCGAGCCTAATGTCAATTTAGGCATTGGCGCGCAAGAGGGTAAAACGCCGCACTTAGTTGGGGAATACTTCTTGAAAGCGAATGGTATTGCACCTGGCACTCGTGATGCTCATGCATTTACCTATTTGGATTATGTAGCAGCAGCTCAAAACTACGGCAAGATGGGTGGATTTGCCCATATGGCTAGCTTGATTAAGCAAATGAAAACAAATCGCCCTGGAGCCTTATTGCTTGATGGTGGCGACACTTGGCAGGGCTCTGGCACTGCCTTGTGGACCAATGGTCAAGACATGGTTGATGCTGCTCTTGCTTTAGGTGTTGATGTAATGACGCCTCACTGGGAAATGACTTTGGGTGAGAAGCGCGTGATGGAAATTGTGAACGGCGATTTCAAGGGTAAGGTCTCTTTCATCGCGCAAAATATTAGGACAGCTGACTTTGGTGACATCGTATTTAATCCTTACGTTATGAAAGTGCAGAATGGCATTCAAGTAGCAATCATTGGCCAAGCCTTCCCTTACACGCCAATTGCTAATCCTCGCTACTTCACTCCTGACTGGACATTTGGTATTCAAGAAGAGAATATGCAAAAGACCATTAATGAAGTCAGATCAAAGGGCGCAAAGGTTGTCGTTCTCTTATCTCATAATGGCATGGACGTGGATTTGAAGATGGCATCTCGTGTTCGTGGCTTAGATGCAATTTTAGGTGGCCATACGCATGACGGTGTTCCTATACCAGTCAAAGTCAAAAATGCTGGTGGCGTCACCCTCGTGACCAACGCTGGTTCCAATAGCAAGTTCTTGGGTGTATTGGACTTTGATGTGAAGGGTGGTAAAGCGGTTGACTTCCGCTATAAGCTTTTCCCCATTTTCTCAAATATGATTCCGGCTGATCCAACCATGAGTAAGCTCATTACTAAGATCAGAGTGCCGTATGAGACAAAACTTAGTGAGAAATTAGCAACTACTGAGGGGCTCTTGTATCGTCGCGGCAACTTCAATGGTAGTTTTGATCAGCTCATTCTTGATGGCTTGATGGCGCAGAAAAATGCGGAGATCGCTTTTTCACCAGGCTTCCGGTGGGGCACCAGTCTCTTGCCTGGCCAAGCTATCACCCGTGAAAATCTCTTAGATCAAACGGCCATCACCTATCCATATACCACTGTCACCAATATGACTGGTGACACCATTAAGACGATCCTGGAAGATGTCGCAGACAATTTATTTAATCCTGATCCTTATTACCAGCAAGGTGGAGATATGGTGCGCGTTGGCGGTATGCAATACGCTATCGACCCAGCGCAAACTGCTGGTAAGCGCATTACCGATATGCGCCTAAACGGCAAAGCAATTGAAGCTAGTAAGACTTATAAGGTCGCTGGTTGGGCACCGGTAAGCGAAGAGGCTAAAAATGCTGGTGGAGAAGCAATTTGGGATGTAATGGAGAGGCATTTAAGAGATGTCAAAGTTGTGAAGGCTGTAAAGTTGAATGAGCCAATCATCAAAGGCGTTAGCAATAATCCTGGCATGGCTCCAATTTAA
- a CDS encoding DsrE family protein, which yields MNKLIHLILIAMIALGFGSIANAQSSGPTKVVYHIDEAETQGLKGLRNIRNHLDTSPNTIIIVVTHANGVDMLMEGARDKKNNVEYAPLVGALKSRGVKFEVCEITLKNRNLKKDQFTLDADFTPSGVVRVADLQYKDGFAYIKP from the coding sequence ATGAATAAACTGATTCACCTTATATTGATAGCAATGATTGCTCTTGGTTTTGGGTCTATTGCCAACGCACAATCATCAGGGCCTACTAAAGTGGTTTATCACATTGATGAAGCTGAAACCCAAGGCTTGAAAGGGCTACGCAATATTCGCAACCATTTGGATACTTCTCCCAATACCATCATCATCGTTGTGACTCATGCTAATGGTGTTGATATGTTGATGGAAGGTGCTAGGGATAAGAAAAATAATGTGGAATATGCGCCATTAGTTGGGGCTCTCAAGTCACGTGGCGTGAAGTTTGAGGTTTGCGAAATTACTTTAAAAAATCGTAATCTCAAAAAAGATCAATTCACCCTTGATGCGGATTTCACGCCATCTGGTGTGGTGCGTGTTGCCGATCTCCAATACAAAGACGGCTTCGCTTACATCAAGCCTTAG
- a CDS encoding MBL fold metallo-hydrolase, with product MNLCKTAIAFLKCMMWILMGSFIFFGGTHGQTIKPADTIQLKPVQVAPHTYFVRGFPELGSSVNQNFISNAGFVVTPAGVVVVDALGSPILAQKLIAEIKKITNQKIVALIVSHYHADHIYGLQEFQKIGAKIYAQGEGRNYLSSETARQRLIASRVDFAPWVNANTRLISADVWIDQAMNLNVGGVNFFISRVGPAHAPEDLMVYVPSEKVLLAGDLVFRGRIPFVGNADSKGWLIALDEIERLNPNIVIPGHGNYSVKPAEDIAFTRNYLKYLRESMASAAINMDPFEDAYKQTDWSEYEGMPLFRAANRMNAYNVYLSIQAE from the coding sequence ATGAATCTTTGTAAGACTGCTATTGCTTTCTTAAAGTGCATGATGTGGATCCTGATGGGATCTTTTATCTTTTTTGGCGGCACTCATGGGCAGACCATTAAACCTGCCGACACTATTCAATTAAAGCCAGTTCAGGTTGCCCCGCATACTTATTTCGTGCGGGGATTTCCGGAGTTGGGGAGCAGCGTTAATCAAAACTTTATTTCTAATGCTGGCTTTGTTGTTACTCCTGCGGGTGTCGTAGTGGTTGACGCCTTGGGATCGCCAATATTGGCGCAAAAATTGATTGCTGAAATCAAGAAGATAACAAATCAAAAGATAGTTGCTCTTATTGTTAGCCATTATCATGCCGATCACATTTATGGCCTGCAAGAATTTCAAAAGATCGGCGCCAAAATTTATGCGCAAGGTGAAGGTAGAAACTATCTGTCTTCAGAAACGGCTAGGCAGCGCTTGATTGCCTCAAGAGTAGATTTTGCTCCTTGGGTCAATGCCAATACAAGGCTGATTTCAGCTGACGTTTGGATTGATCAAGCAATGAATCTCAATGTTGGTGGCGTCAATTTTTTCATTAGTCGCGTAGGGCCTGCACATGCGCCGGAAGACTTGATGGTTTATGTCCCATCAGAAAAGGTGCTACTTGCAGGTGATCTAGTATTTCGAGGCCGCATCCCATTTGTTGGCAATGCTGACAGTAAAGGCTGGCTAATCGCTCTGGATGAGATCGAAAGACTCAATCCCAATATTGTGATTCCAGGGCATGGTAACTATTCCGTTAAACCTGCTGAGGACATTGCCTTCACTAGAAACTACCTTAAATACTTGCGGGAGTCGATGGCCTCAGCTGCCATCAATATGGACCCCTTTGAAGATGCCTACAAGCAGACAGATTGGTCTGAATACGAAGGAATGCCTTTATTTAGGGCTGCTAACCGCATGAATGCCTATAACGTCTACCTATCAATCCAGGCCGAGTGA
- a CDS encoding YeeE/YedE family protein, with the protein MDVVDINSLSKSVLWATLVITFVLGAVMQKTGFCSMGAVSDAFIMSSWDRLKQWFLAIGVAIIGFSLMSNLGLIDPLKSFYTGNKFLWLSTIVGSVMFGFGMVLASGCGSKTLIRIGGGNLKSIVVFMVLGLTAYMTMRGFLGVVRINTLDTFFISFSTPQDLPSLLSGPLGIARSSLHLALGLIIGFAFIAYALASKAFWTAENLIAGIVVGLAICAVWWVSGNLGYVAEDPNTLEEVFLLTNSGRMESLSFVAPYAYSLDWLMMYSDTSKVLTVGIVAVAGMILGSALVAVVTKSFRWESFRDAEDTANHLVGAALMGFGGVTALGCTVGQGLSGISTLALGSLLALPGFIFGAYLGLRYLQFRLAPNPCA; encoded by the coding sequence ATGGATGTTGTTGATATTAATTCTCTAAGTAAGTCAGTTCTTTGGGCTACATTAGTTATTACCTTTGTGCTTGGTGCGGTCATGCAGAAAACAGGCTTTTGCAGCATGGGTGCCGTTTCTGATGCATTCATTATGTCTAGCTGGGATCGCTTGAAGCAGTGGTTCTTGGCGATTGGCGTTGCCATTATTGGATTTTCTTTAATGTCTAACTTAGGCCTCATTGATCCATTAAAAAGTTTTTATACCGGCAATAAGTTTTTATGGCTCTCTACTATTGTTGGAAGTGTGATGTTTGGCTTTGGGATGGTTCTAGCTTCAGGATGCGGCAGTAAAACGTTGATACGTATCGGTGGGGGCAATTTAAAGTCTATTGTTGTTTTCATGGTTCTCGGTTTAACTGCCTATATGACTATGCGCGGCTTCTTGGGTGTTGTTCGCATTAATACGCTGGATACTTTTTTTATTTCCTTTAGTACCCCGCAAGATTTGCCAAGTCTTCTCAGTGGTCCTTTGGGCATTGCCCGTTCCTCTTTGCATCTGGCTTTGGGTTTAATCATTGGTTTTGCATTTATTGCCTATGCCTTAGCTAGCAAAGCATTTTGGACCGCAGAAAATCTAATTGCTGGCATTGTGGTTGGCTTGGCAATCTGTGCTGTGTGGTGGGTCTCTGGCAATCTTGGTTACGTAGCGGAAGACCCAAATACCTTGGAAGAAGTTTTCTTGCTGACCAATTCCGGACGCATGGAAAGTTTGTCATTTGTTGCCCCCTATGCATATTCACTAGACTGGCTCATGATGTATAGCGATACTTCTAAAGTGCTGACAGTGGGGATTGTTGCTGTAGCCGGGATGATATTGGGTTCAGCCCTTGTTGCAGTTGTCACAAAATCTTTTCGTTGGGAATCTTTCCGCGATGCTGAAGACACTGCCAATCATCTCGTTGGCGCTGCCTTGATGGGTTTTGGCGGAGTTACTGCACTAGGTTGTACTGTGGGGCAGGGTTTAAGTGGTATTTCTACATTGGCCCTGGGATCCCTCCTGGCTTTACCTGGATTCATATTTGGCGCCTATCTAGGATTGCGTTATTTGCAATTCCGCCTTGCCCCAAATCCTTGCGCTTAA
- a CDS encoding YeeE/YedE family protein: protein MQIDWLSFSPIPSLLGGMILGVAAALYVLLHGRILGISGIVAGLLHPKLTDSAWRLSLVMGLVTAPFLAAVIFDIFPIVEIDSSWFAIVIAGLLVGFGAQYGSGCTSGHGICGLSRLSPRSLVATLVFMSTGFLIVFVTRHLIGA, encoded by the coding sequence ATGCAAATTGACTGGCTCTCTTTTTCCCCCATTCCATCCCTGTTAGGGGGAATGATTCTCGGTGTGGCCGCAGCACTGTATGTTTTGTTGCATGGTCGCATACTGGGTATTAGTGGAATCGTTGCTGGATTGCTACATCCTAAACTGACTGACTCTGCCTGGCGCCTCAGTTTAGTTATGGGTTTAGTCACGGCTCCATTTTTAGCGGCGGTAATTTTTGACATCTTTCCAATCGTTGAGATTGACTCAAGCTGGTTTGCGATTGTGATCGCCGGTCTTTTAGTTGGCTTTGGCGCTCAGTATGGATCAGGCTGTACGAGTGGTCACGGTATTTGTGGATTGTCTCGCCTGTCACCACGCTCATTAGTTGCAACACTTGTTTTTATGAGTACTGGTTTCTTAATTGTTTTTGTGACTCGTCACTTGATCGGCGCTTAA
- a CDS encoding DUF6691 family protein → MRKHVGLFSQYAIGALFGWGLIISGMSNPQKILGFLDLAGNWDPSLMFVMLGAVIVGLGGFYIASKRTEAFFGGALHIPTRRDITKPLIIGSLIFGAGWGIAGFCPGPALVALGAGHLKALVFVLAMLAGMEFCERFFTAHINKPSI, encoded by the coding sequence ATGAGAAAACATGTTGGCCTCTTTAGTCAGTATGCAATTGGCGCGCTCTTTGGGTGGGGGTTAATCATTTCTGGCATGAGCAATCCGCAAAAGATTTTAGGATTTCTGGACCTCGCTGGAAACTGGGATCCATCCCTGATGTTTGTAATGTTGGGCGCAGTCATTGTTGGTCTTGGCGGCTTTTATATTGCTAGCAAACGAACTGAAGCCTTTTTTGGGGGCGCTCTGCATATTCCAACAAGACGAGACATCACCAAGCCTTTGATCATTGGCAGTCTTATCTTTGGGGCGGGCTGGGGCATTGCTGGTTTTTGTCCTGGTCCAGCACTGGTTGCGCTTGGGGCAGGGCATCTGAAGGCTCTAGTATTTGTGCTGGCAATGCTGGCCGGTATGGAATTTTGCGAGCGTTTCTTTACAGCCCATATAAACAAGCCCAGCATCTGA
- a CDS encoding TIGR01244 family sulfur transferase, translating to MSLPISCHTAQFGTLGQIDPSHLAEIAQQGYKSVINNRPDGEGGPDQPSNASIQMEAEKLGLNYAYLPVIPGALTPAQVQEMARLLKTMPGPILAFCRSGARSTNLYQLALQVS from the coding sequence ATGAGTCTTCCTATTAGTTGCCATACCGCTCAGTTCGGTACTCTTGGTCAGATTGACCCCAGTCATTTAGCGGAAATCGCCCAGCAAGGGTACAAAAGTGTGATTAATAATCGTCCTGATGGTGAGGGCGGACCTGATCAGCCAAGCAATGCATCCATTCAGATGGAAGCTGAAAAGCTTGGTCTCAATTACGCCTATTTGCCTGTCATACCTGGTGCGCTCACTCCAGCTCAGGTGCAAGAGATGGCCCGCCTTCTTAAAACAATGCCTGGTCCTATTTTGGCCTTTTGTCGTTCTGGAGCCCGCTCAACCAATCTGTATCAACTTGCATTGCAAGTCAGTTAA
- the mnmH gene encoding tRNA 2-selenouridine(34) synthase MnmH, with product MQPSNPHILKLDTFLSELNGFDLIIDVRSPAEFALDHIPGAVNYPVLNNEERAQIGSLYKQVSPFAAKKLGAALVSKNIAEHIESHLLELPREWRPLIYCWRGGERSGAFTHILNRIGWKAMQLESGYQGFRRTVIDGLEQFANAFTFQVICGMTGSGKTRVLQEIGALGAQILDLEGLAVHRGSVLGNEPNAEQPSQKGFETALWNALRNLDPSKPVFVESESKKVGGLHVPDALMEKIRNGICIELRSSAQTRVSWLIREYHHFLTDTDNFKQKLGLLTTHYGKVQIAKWNEAIDAGNFADLVEELLVKHYDPSYQSSIVRNFPQYKIENFVQLENDSDEAFAKAAKAIVTKLGS from the coding sequence ATGCAACCTAGTAATCCGCACATCCTTAAGTTAGATACATTTCTTTCTGAGTTGAATGGGTTTGATCTGATCATTGATGTGAGGTCACCCGCTGAATTTGCTTTGGACCACATTCCCGGGGCAGTGAATTATCCAGTTCTGAATAATGAAGAGCGTGCGCAGATCGGCTCTCTATATAAGCAAGTTTCTCCCTTTGCCGCCAAGAAACTCGGCGCAGCCTTAGTATCGAAAAATATTGCCGAACACATAGAGTCGCATCTACTAGAATTGCCGCGTGAATGGCGCCCACTGATCTATTGTTGGCGCGGTGGTGAACGTAGTGGGGCATTTACCCATATTCTGAATCGCATTGGCTGGAAAGCCATGCAACTGGAGAGTGGTTATCAAGGCTTTAGGCGGACTGTGATTGATGGCCTCGAGCAATTTGCAAATGCTTTCACATTCCAAGTGATCTGCGGCATGACAGGAAGCGGCAAGACAAGAGTATTACAAGAGATTGGCGCACTAGGCGCACAGATCCTGGATCTAGAGGGCTTAGCAGTTCACCGTGGATCTGTTCTGGGAAATGAGCCCAATGCCGAACAACCCTCGCAAAAGGGTTTTGAAACAGCCCTCTGGAATGCGTTGCGTAATCTTGATCCATCAAAGCCAGTCTTTGTAGAGTCGGAGAGTAAAAAGGTTGGTGGCTTACATGTGCCAGATGCTTTAATGGAAAAGATTCGCAATGGTATTTGCATCGAGTTACGCTCTAGCGCCCAGACACGCGTCTCTTGGTTAATTCGTGAGTATCATCACTTCTTAACTGATACAGATAACTTTAAGCAAAAGCTTGGTTTGCTTACTACGCATTATGGAAAAGTTCAGATTGCCAAATGGAATGAGGCTATTGATGCGGGTAACTTTGCAGACTTAGTTGAAGAGCTATTGGTAAAGCACTATGACCCATCTTACCAATCATCGATCGTGCGTAATTTTCCGCAATACAAGATCGAAAATTTTGTACAGCTAGAGAATGACAGTGATGAGGCCTTCGCCAAAGCGGCAAAGGCCATCGTCACAAAACTGGGTTCTTAG
- a CDS encoding acyl-CoA dehydrogenase, producing the protein MSKASFNWADPLLLDTQLSEEERMIRDAAAEYAQGRLMPRIHDAFRNETTDPAIFREMGELGLLGITIPEEYGGANLNYVSYGLIAREIERVDSGYRSMMSVQSSLVMVPINEFGSEAQKQKYLPKLATGEWIGCFGLTEPNYGSDAGGMITRAKKVPGGFSLTGSKMWISNSPIADVFVVWAKNDEGIIRGFILEKGMKGLSAPKISGKMGLRASITGEIVMDEVFVPAENEFPEVSGLKGPFTCLNSARYGIAWGTLGAAEWCWYAARQYTLDRKQFDRPLAANQLIQKKLADMQTEITLGLQGCLRLGRMKDEGIAAPEITSIMKRNSCGKSLDVARLARDMHGGNGISDEYGVIRHMLNLEVVNTYEGTHDIHALILGRAQTGIQAFS; encoded by the coding sequence ATGAGTAAAGCCAGCTTTAACTGGGCCGACCCCCTTCTCCTCGATACTCAATTAAGCGAAGAAGAGCGCATGATCCGCGATGCGGCAGCTGAGTATGCTCAAGGACGCCTCATGCCACGCATTCATGATGCATTCCGCAATGAGACAACCGATCCTGCAATCTTCCGAGAAATGGGAGAGTTAGGTCTTTTAGGCATCACTATTCCTGAGGAATACGGCGGCGCCAACTTGAATTATGTTTCTTATGGGCTAATCGCTCGCGAGATTGAACGCGTGGATTCCGGTTATCGCTCGATGATGAGCGTGCAGTCATCTTTAGTCATGGTTCCTATCAATGAATTTGGTAGCGAAGCACAAAAACAAAAATATCTTCCTAAGCTAGCTACTGGCGAATGGATTGGTTGCTTTGGTTTAACTGAACCAAACTACGGATCTGATGCTGGCGGCATGATCACTCGTGCCAAGAAAGTGCCAGGAGGATTTTCTTTAACGGGATCCAAGATGTGGATCTCCAACTCTCCGATTGCTGATGTATTCGTGGTGTGGGCCAAGAACGATGAAGGCATTATTCGTGGCTTCATCCTTGAAAAAGGGATGAAGGGCTTAAGTGCCCCCAAGATCAGTGGCAAGATGGGTCTTCGCGCCTCTATCACTGGTGAAATCGTGATGGATGAAGTATTTGTCCCGGCTGAAAATGAATTTCCAGAAGTTAGCGGCCTGAAAGGTCCATTTACTTGCTTGAACTCCGCTCGTTATGGCATTGCTTGGGGAACTCTAGGTGCCGCTGAATGGTGTTGGTATGCTGCTCGCCAATACACTCTAGATCGCAAGCAATTTGATAGACCTCTCGCTGCCAATCAGTTGATACAGAAAAAACTGGCTGACATGCAAACTGAAATTACGCTGGGCCTCCAGGGTTGCTTACGCTTAGGTCGCATGAAAGATGAAGGTATTGCTGCCCCAGAAATTACCTCCATCATGAAACGCAACTCTTGCGGCAAGTCTTTAGATGTTGCACGTTTAGCGCGCGATATGCATGGTGGCAATGGTATCTCTGATGAATACGGGGTCATACGTCACATGCTGAACTTAGAAGTAGTGAATACATACGAAGGCACGCACGATATTCATGCTCTAATCCTGGGCCGTGCACAAACTGGTATTCAGGCGTTTAGCTAG
- a CDS encoding queuosine precursor transporter, with product MDSPRRHHRYYDLILAAFVVVLLCSNFIGAGKAAVVDLPFFGTVYFGAGILFFPIAYFFGDILTEVYGYAYDRRAVWAGFAALAFAAVMAQIVIALPVGPGAYMDNYQNGLETVFGNSWRIALASMFSFWCGSLTNGFVLAKMKIWTTGRFLWTRTIGSTAVGELVDSSFFYMLAFYGIWPTHEVIQVALAQYVLKTSWEVLATPMTYWVVNFLKRKENEDYYDTHTNFTPFRVKV from the coding sequence ATGGACTCACCTAGACGACACCATCGCTATTACGACTTAATATTGGCGGCCTTTGTAGTCGTATTGCTTTGCTCCAACTTTATTGGTGCCGGGAAAGCGGCGGTTGTTGATCTTCCATTTTTCGGAACAGTCTATTTTGGCGCTGGAATTCTGTTTTTTCCCATTGCCTACTTTTTTGGCGACATCCTGACTGAGGTTTATGGTTATGCCTATGATCGTCGTGCAGTTTGGGCGGGCTTTGCAGCTTTAGCGTTTGCAGCGGTAATGGCGCAGATTGTGATTGCCTTGCCAGTTGGGCCTGGTGCTTATATGGACAATTATCAAAATGGCCTCGAAACGGTCTTTGGCAATTCCTGGCGCATTGCTTTGGCTTCGATGTTTTCTTTCTGGTGCGGCAGTCTTACTAATGGCTTTGTTCTTGCCAAAATGAAAATTTGGACTACGGGCCGTTTTCTGTGGACGCGCACTATCGGTTCAACAGCAGTAGGCGAGTTAGTAGATTCCTCTTTCTTTTATATGTTGGCCTTTTATGGCATATGGCCTACCCATGAAGTGATTCAGGTGGCGCTGGCGCAGTATGTACTGAAAACTTCCTGGGAAGTGCTGGCAACACCAATGACCTATTGGGTCGTGAATTTCCTCAAGCGCAAGGAAAATGAGGATTATTACGATACCCATACAAATTTCACCCCATTTAGGGTCAAAGTCTGA
- a CDS encoding ABC-F family ATPase: MLSASNITMQFGAKPLFENISVKFGGGNRYGLIGANGCGKSTFMKILGGELEPTSGNVSLDPGIRLGKLRQDQFAYEDVRVLDVVMMGHEEMWKAAAERDAIYANPEATDEDYMKAAELEGKYAEYGGYTAEAKAGELLLGIGIPIEQHTGLMSNVAPGWKLRVLLAQALFSDPDVLLLDEPTNNLDIHSIHWLEDILNQIKSTIVIISHDRHFLNEVCTHMADMDYGTLKVYPGNYDSYMLASVQARTQQLSSNVKAKEKIAELAAFVARFSANASKARQATSRQRQLEKIEIVEVKPSSRQNPFIRFDTEKKLHNMAVECNALTKAYDRTIFKNFKLGVRAGEKIAIIGQNGAGKTTLLKTILSKRFDGIAADSGDVKWAENANVGVMPQDNTEMFAKDELLMDWMNEWRNTGDDDQVIRGTLGRLLFSGDDIGKSVKVLSGGEKGRMIWGKLMLQKYNVLAMDEPTNHMDMESIESLQIALEKFDGTLIFVSHDREFVSALANRILEVKMDGTVVDYSGTYEEYLRSQELAG; this comes from the coding sequence GTGTTGTCCGCATCTAATATCACCATGCAGTTTGGGGCGAAACCCCTGTTTGAAAACATTTCCGTGAAGTTTGGCGGTGGCAATCGCTATGGCCTCATTGGCGCAAACGGTTGCGGTAAATCTACTTTCATGAAAATTCTCGGTGGCGAGCTTGAGCCCACCAGTGGTAATGTCAGCTTAGACCCGGGCATTCGTTTGGGTAAATTGCGCCAAGATCAATTCGCCTATGAAGATGTGCGTGTGCTCGATGTAGTAATGATGGGTCACGAAGAGATGTGGAAAGCCGCTGCGGAGCGCGATGCGATTTATGCCAATCCAGAAGCGACCGATGAAGATTACATGAAGGCTGCTGAACTTGAAGGTAAGTATGCTGAGTACGGTGGCTATACCGCAGAAGCAAAAGCAGGTGAGTTGTTATTGGGCATCGGCATTCCGATAGAACAGCATACTGGTCTAATGAGTAACGTTGCCCCGGGTTGGAAACTACGTGTATTGCTGGCGCAAGCATTGTTCTCTGACCCGGATGTTTTGCTGCTAGATGAGCCAACTAATAACTTGGATATTCACTCGATTCATTGGCTTGAAGATATCCTCAATCAAATTAAGAGCACCATCGTCATCATTTCCCATGATCGTCACTTCCTCAATGAGGTCTGCACGCATATGGCCGATATGGACTATGGAACTTTGAAGGTCTATCCAGGAAACTACGACTCCTATATGTTGGCATCTGTTCAGGCGCGAACACAGCAACTCAGCTCTAACGTGAAAGCCAAAGAAAAAATTGCTGAATTAGCAGCTTTCGTGGCCCGCTTCTCTGCAAATGCTTCTAAGGCTCGCCAGGCAACTTCACGTCAGCGTCAGTTGGAAAAAATTGAGATTGTTGAAGTCAAGCCTTCTTCACGTCAAAATCCGTTTATTCGTTTTGATACTGAGAAAAAACTACACAATATGGCCGTTGAGTGCAACGCGCTTACTAAAGCCTACGACCGAACCATTTTCAAAAACTTCAAGCTGGGTGTTCGTGCTGGTGAAAAGATTGCCATTATTGGTCAAAACGGCGCTGGCAAAACAACGCTCCTAAAAACTATTCTCAGCAAGCGCTTTGATGGCATAGCAGCAGATAGTGGTGATGTGAAGTGGGCCGAGAATGCCAACGTTGGCGTAATGCCGCAAGACAATACTGAGATGTTCGCTAAAGACGAATTACTCATGGACTGGATGAATGAGTGGCGCAATACCGGTGATGACGATCAAGTAATTCGTGGCACCTTAGGGCGTTTACTCTTCTCTGGTGATGACATTGGTAAATCTGTCAAGGTGCTATCCGGTGGTGAAAAGGGCAGAATGATTTGGGGCAAGCTTATGCTCCAAAAATATAACGTTTTAGCAATGGACGAGCCAACCAATCACATGGATATGGAATCGATTGAAAGTTTGCAGATTGCCTTAGAGAAATTTGATGGCACTCTTATTTTCGTATCCCATGACCGTGAGTTTGTATCGGCATTGGCCAATCGCATCTTAGAGGTGAAGATGGATGGTACGGTGGTGGATTACTCGGGTACTTACGAAGAGTATTTGCGCAGTCAGGAACTGGCTGGCTAA
- a CDS encoding DUF1289 domain-containing protein: MNSDTANSQAQDGSHSLSTGDDASDSPCIGVCTTLYDEICQGCGRTLSEVSNWVFLSDEEKLSVWKRIREDGTAMRFQRQAKENKPT, from the coding sequence ATGAATTCTGATACCGCCAACTCCCAAGCCCAAGACGGCTCACATTCACTCTCTACGGGAGATGATGCTTCCGACTCTCCTTGCATTGGAGTCTGCACAACGCTTTATGACGAGATCTGCCAAGGCTGTGGTCGCACTCTAAGTGAAGTCAGCAATTGGGTATTTCTCTCGGATGAAGAGAAACTCTCAGTTTGGAAACGTATTCGTGAAGATGGCACTGCCATGCGCTTTCAGAGGCAGGCCAAAGAAAATAAGCCTACGTAG